The Fulvivirga ligni genome window below encodes:
- the typA gene encoding translational GTPase TypA, with protein sequence MQNIRNVAIIAHVDHGKTTLVDKIIHASKILRDNEETDDLILDNEDLEKERGITIVSKNVSVRYNDVKINIIDTPGHADFGGEVERVLKMADGVILLVDAFEGPMPQTRFVLGKALSLGLKPIVIVNKVDKENCRPDEVHEQVFDLMFNLDATEEQLDFPTLYGSSKQGWMNTDWKTPTDNIIPLLDAIVEFIPPAPQNEGILQMQVTSLDFSSYVGRIAIGRINQGTVKEGDTVGLTKADGSVKRAKVKEVHIFEGLGKKRVTDASSGEICALVGIEDFELGDTVTSLENPQPLPRIAIDEPTMSMLFTINNSPFFGKEGKFVTSRHLRDRLYKETEKNLALRIEDTTSEDRFNVFGRGILHLSVLIETMRREGYELQVGQPQVLFKEIDGVKHEPIEHLVVDVPQESSGKVIELVSAKKGEMKIMEPKGDLQHLEFDIPARGIIGLRNNVLTATAGEAIMTHRFKEYAPFKGDIPGRINGSLISMESGPSTAYSIDKLQDRGVFFVDPGDDLYMGQVIGEHSRDNDLVVNVQKGKKLTNMRASGSDNNAKIAPARKFSLEEALEYIQKDEYLEVTPKSMRMRKIYLDENERKRMSNKES encoded by the coding sequence ATGCAAAATATTAGAAACGTAGCTATTATAGCTCACGTTGACCACGGTAAAACTACTTTGGTTGACAAAATCATTCATGCTTCTAAAATCTTAAGAGATAACGAGGAAACAGATGACTTAATCCTTGATAACGAAGATCTTGAGAAAGAAAGAGGTATCACCATTGTATCTAAGAACGTTTCAGTAAGATATAATGATGTAAAGATTAACATTATTGACACTCCTGGTCACGCCGACTTTGGTGGTGAGGTAGAAAGGGTTTTGAAAATGGCCGATGGGGTAATTCTTCTTGTAGATGCCTTTGAAGGACCAATGCCTCAGACCCGATTCGTACTTGGTAAAGCACTTTCATTAGGCCTTAAGCCTATAGTAATTGTGAACAAGGTGGATAAAGAAAACTGTCGCCCAGACGAAGTTCACGAACAGGTATTCGATTTAATGTTCAACCTTGATGCTACTGAGGAGCAATTAGATTTCCCTACGCTATATGGTTCTTCTAAGCAAGGCTGGATGAATACAGACTGGAAAACTCCTACTGATAATATAATACCACTTTTAGATGCGATAGTGGAATTCATACCACCAGCTCCTCAAAATGAAGGTATTTTACAAATGCAGGTTACATCCCTTGACTTCTCTTCTTATGTAGGAAGAATTGCCATAGGAAGAATTAACCAGGGTACTGTAAAAGAAGGAGATACTGTAGGACTTACGAAAGCTGACGGATCTGTAAAAAGAGCCAAGGTAAAAGAAGTACATATATTTGAAGGCTTAGGTAAAAAACGTGTTACTGATGCCTCTTCCGGAGAAATTTGTGCGTTAGTAGGTATTGAAGATTTCGAACTGGGAGATACTGTTACCAGTCTGGAAAATCCACAACCACTGCCTCGTATAGCTATTGATGAGCCTACTATGAGTATGCTTTTCACTATAAACAACTCTCCTTTCTTCGGTAAAGAAGGTAAATTCGTTACTTCAAGACATTTGAGAGATCGTTTATATAAAGAAACTGAAAAGAACCTTGCTTTAAGAATAGAAGATACAACTTCTGAGGATCGTTTCAACGTATTTGGTCGTGGTATCCTTCACTTGTCTGTACTTATAGAAACTATGAGAAGAGAGGGTTATGAGCTACAAGTAGGTCAGCCGCAAGTGCTTTTCAAAGAAATAGATGGTGTAAAACACGAGCCAATTGAACACTTGGTAGTAGATGTACCTCAAGAAAGCTCTGGAAAAGTGATAGAGCTTGTAAGTGCCAAGAAAGGTGAAATGAAAATCATGGAGCCAAAAGGAGATTTACAGCACCTTGAGTTTGACATCCCTGCAAGAGGAATCATCGGTTTAAGAAATAACGTGCTTACAGCCACTGCTGGTGAAGCAATTATGACTCACCGATTCAAAGAATATGCTCCATTCAAAGGTGATATACCTGGAAGAATCAACGGATCTTTAATCTCAATGGAGTCAGGTCCTTCTACTGCATATTCTATAGATAAACTTCAGGATAGAGGTGTATTCTTCGTAGATCCAGGAGATGATTTATATATGGGACAGGTTATCGGCGAGCACTCAAGAGATAATGACCTGGTAGTTAATGTTCAAAAAGGAAAGAAATTAACTAACATGAGAGCATCAGGTTCTGATAACAATGCCAAGATTGCTCCTGCTAGAAAATTCTCTTTAGAAGAAGCCTTGGAATACATCCAAAAAGATGAATACCTAGAGGTAACTCCTAAGTCTATGAGAATGAGAAAGATCTATCTTGATGAGAACGAGAGAAAAAGAATGAGTAACAAAGAAAGTTAA
- a CDS encoding ATP-binding protein — translation MSHLYADDIDSLKAILSTQDFAEKAEVARQLFVAYSNSNLDSALYFAKVSSEYATYAGDSLLLSRAEFCIGWALDNKGFYQDAIDHYAKSLSIANNNNYDSRKKYILNNLANANYLVGNYDDALKYHFESLRIREQEGNMLEVAISLNNIGLVYYKIRDFKNAISFFNQSVKIKKEIQNEQDIESVLVNLGLCYSELEQYKKAIEYFDQVLNICQEGCSDRMKIEALNGAGIANYNLGEIVEADRYFNSSNELAVGEDYQVYRVINDHYLAKVKLDRDELEEAKSYINRSLALAEHLGYRTWIRDNYQLLGKIKFDEGEFKEAYKYQIIYDSLSSLILNEEVIQNLTQIQVEYRERENIETISNQKSELSKRTTLLVLSAIIILLAIVILVILYKSNHHRRKVNKELSVANEKLSEANDTIERQNQELTDVNFKLEEIVKDRTKELKATNAALLKSNNELDNFIYKTSHDIRGPLATLQGVCNVALIDIKDERAIDYFQKLGNTARNLNEILSKLLIINQINNSLISDDKIDFDSLIDSIVKEQKTLKRAKNISVNKEIDDNLYFKSDVDLLKIILNNLIGNSFKFYNTSNRLDSFVTIRIFKEKDLVMQVIDNGIGIEDKASDKIFEIFSKASEMADSAGLGLYLVKLAVEKLEGEIALVKTEEGHTCFHVTIPQG, via the coding sequence ATGTCACATCTTTATGCTGATGATATTGATTCATTAAAGGCGATTCTTTCCACTCAGGATTTTGCTGAAAAGGCTGAAGTGGCAAGGCAGCTTTTTGTGGCTTATAGTAATAGTAATTTAGACTCGGCTCTATATTTTGCTAAAGTGTCTAGTGAATATGCTACATATGCAGGTGATAGTTTATTGCTGTCAAGAGCTGAGTTTTGTATAGGCTGGGCATTAGATAATAAAGGTTTTTATCAAGATGCCATTGATCACTATGCCAAATCTTTAAGCATAGCTAATAATAATAATTATGATAGCCGGAAGAAGTATATTTTAAATAATTTGGCTAATGCCAATTATCTGGTTGGTAATTATGATGATGCACTCAAATATCATTTTGAATCCCTCAGAATTAGAGAGCAAGAGGGTAATATGCTGGAAGTGGCTATTTCCCTGAATAATATAGGGCTGGTTTATTATAAAATAAGGGATTTTAAAAATGCCATTAGCTTTTTCAATCAGTCGGTTAAGATAAAAAAGGAGATTCAAAACGAGCAGGATATTGAAAGTGTTCTGGTTAATCTCGGGTTGTGTTATTCGGAATTAGAACAATATAAAAAGGCTATTGAGTATTTTGACCAAGTTTTAAATATTTGCCAGGAGGGATGTTCTGATAGGATGAAGATTGAGGCTCTTAATGGTGCAGGTATAGCAAACTATAATTTGGGGGAAATAGTTGAGGCTGACAGATATTTTAATAGCTCAAATGAGTTAGCTGTAGGAGAGGACTATCAGGTATACCGGGTTATCAATGATCATTATTTGGCAAAGGTTAAATTAGATAGAGATGAGCTGGAGGAGGCTAAAAGTTATATAAATAGAAGTTTAGCTTTGGCAGAGCATTTAGGCTATAGAACTTGGATTAGAGATAATTATCAATTACTGGGCAAAATTAAATTCGATGAAGGAGAATTTAAGGAAGCCTATAAATATCAGATTATATACGACTCCTTAAGTAGTTTAATACTAAATGAAGAGGTAATCCAAAACTTAACGCAGATTCAGGTTGAATATCGAGAGCGGGAGAATATTGAAACCATAAGTAATCAAAAATCAGAATTATCTAAACGCACTACTTTACTTGTTTTATCCGCGATTATCATCCTTCTAGCTATAGTAATTTTAGTAATCTTATATAAGAGTAATCACCACAGGAGAAAAGTAAATAAAGAACTCTCCGTGGCTAATGAAAAGCTTTCTGAAGCCAACGATACCATCGAGCGGCAGAACCAGGAATTGACAGATGTTAATTTTAAGCTAGAGGAAATTGTAAAAGATAGAACTAAGGAGCTTAAAGCTACTAACGCTGCACTTTTAAAGTCAAATAATGAGCTTGACAATTTCATTTATAAAACCTCTCATGATATTAGAGGTCCACTAGCTACGTTGCAAGGAGTCTGTAATGTGGCACTGATTGATATTAAGGATGAAAGAGCTATTGATTATTTCCAAAAATTAGGCAATACGGCACGAAATTTGAACGAAATCCTTTCTAAGCTTTTGATTATCAATCAGATAAACAACTCCTTAATTTCCGACGATAAAATTGATTTCGATTCATTGATAGATAGCATCGTCAAAGAACAGAAAACTCTGAAGCGAGCGAAGAATATTTCTGTCAATAAAGAGATTGATGATAACCTATATTTTAAAAGTGACGTAGATCTGTTAAAGATTATATTAAATAATTTGATCGGTAATTCGTTCAAGTTTTATAATACCTCTAACAGGCTTGATTCATTTGTTACTATAAGGATATTTAAGGAGAAGGATCTGGTTATGCAGGTGATTGATAATGGAATTGGCATTGAAGATAAGGCGTCTGACAAGATCTTTGAGATCTTTTCAAAGGCATCTGAAATGGCTGATTCGGCAGGTCTTGGTCTGTACTTGGTGAAACTGGCAGTGGAAAAGCTGGAAGGCGAAATAGCGTTGGTGAAAACAGAAGAGGGGCACACATGTTTTCATGTAACTATTCCTCAGGGGTAA
- a CDS encoding cysteine peptidase family C39 domain-containing protein yields the protein MLGKICLKQPSAAESSTACIASVSVYYGLNIPLQIIRRFAPLENEKATYEKLVMAAQSVGFEVIELVNDEFYLRNMRKPLITSFGTDDNPHFVVVYDVSDTRVALMDPKDGKIHEFSLDEFKQGCGSFLLQLKPTLFR from the coding sequence ATGCTAGGTAAAATATGTTTAAAACAGCCTAGTGCTGCAGAAAGTAGCACGGCTTGCATCGCCTCGGTTTCTGTTTATTATGGTCTTAATATTCCTCTCCAGATCATAAGAAGGTTTGCTCCATTAGAAAATGAGAAGGCTACTTACGAAAAGCTTGTTATGGCAGCGCAGTCTGTTGGTTTCGAGGTGATTGAGCTGGTAAATGATGAGTTTTATCTGCGAAACATGAGAAAGCCATTGATTACTTCATTTGGCACTGATGATAATCCACACTTTGTAGTAGTGTATGATGTTTCAGATACCAGAGTGGCCTTAATGGATCCAAAAGATGGTAAGATACATGAGTTTTCACTAGATGAGTTTAAACAGGGTTGTGGTTCTTTCCTTTTGCAATTAAAGCCAACTCTTTTCCGATAA
- the metG gene encoding methionine--tRNA ligase, with protein sequence MTQETETNFKRHTITAALPYANGPVHIGHLAGVYVPADIYARYLRSKKEDVAFVCGSDEHGVAITLRAKKEGVTPQEIVDKYHTLIKDSFEKFGIEFDIYSRTSSEVHKKTSMDMFKKLYDKGGFEEKTSQQCFDEKSNLFLADRYIVGTCPKCGYDQAYGDQCEKCGSSLSPSELIDPRSALSGDKPVLKETTHWFFPMDKYEGWLKEWILEGHTEWKANVYGQCKSWLDGGLAPRAMTRDLDWGVPVPIEGAEGKVLYVWFDAPIGYISATKEWAEREGKNWEDYWKSDDTRLLHFIGKDNIVFHCIIFPSILHADGDYILPDNVPANEFLNLEGNKISTSKNWAVWLHEFLEDLPGKEDVLRYVLCANAPETKDNDFTWKDFQTRNNSELVAIFGNFINRAVVLTNKYYDGEIPERGELFDIDKDTIEKLKAAPVKIANALDSFRFREAMSEFIDLARTGNKYLADTEPWKLIKENPNRVKTIMNIGLQIAANLAVVGKPLLPKTIDKLCGILNIENKFWEEAGSIDLLAAGHKINEAELLFEKIEDEVVEKQMAKLEATKKSNQEETAVAAAAAQTQEPEAVEESKSQITYDDFVKLDMRVGTILEAEKMPKSKKLLKMLVDTGIDKRTILSGIAEHFSPEEVVGKQVSVLVNLAPRKMMGIESQGMILMAEDTDGKLKFIQPSEAVAPGSGIS encoded by the coding sequence ATGACACAAGAGACCGAAACCAACTTTAAAAGACATACTATTACTGCCGCTTTGCCTTATGCAAACGGCCCTGTTCATATAGGTCACCTGGCTGGTGTTTATGTGCCGGCAGATATCTATGCCAGATATTTGAGAAGTAAAAAGGAGGATGTTGCTTTCGTATGCGGTTCTGATGAGCACGGCGTAGCCATTACCTTAAGGGCTAAAAAAGAGGGAGTTACACCTCAGGAAATCGTAGACAAATACCATACATTAATCAAAGACTCTTTCGAGAAATTCGGAATAGAGTTCGATATATATTCAAGAACATCTTCTGAAGTGCATAAAAAAACTTCAATGGATATGTTCAAAAAGCTCTATGACAAGGGCGGCTTTGAAGAGAAAACGTCACAGCAATGCTTTGATGAAAAGAGTAACCTTTTCTTAGCAGATAGATACATCGTAGGTACATGTCCTAAGTGTGGTTATGATCAAGCTTATGGAGATCAGTGCGAGAAGTGTGGCTCATCTCTGAGTCCGTCCGAGCTTATTGATCCACGTTCTGCGCTTAGTGGAGATAAGCCAGTGTTGAAAGAAACTACCCATTGGTTCTTTCCTATGGATAAGTATGAAGGCTGGTTAAAGGAATGGATACTGGAAGGACATACAGAATGGAAGGCTAACGTTTATGGCCAATGTAAATCATGGTTAGATGGTGGCTTGGCTCCAAGAGCTATGACTCGTGATTTAGATTGGGGCGTGCCAGTGCCGATAGAGGGGGCTGAAGGAAAAGTGCTTTATGTATGGTTCGACGCGCCAATCGGTTATATCTCTGCTACCAAAGAATGGGCTGAAAGAGAAGGTAAAAACTGGGAGGATTATTGGAAAAGTGATGATACTCGTTTACTACATTTTATAGGTAAAGACAATATCGTTTTCCATTGTATTATATTCCCAAGCATATTGCATGCTGATGGTGATTATATTCTGCCTGATAATGTTCCTGCTAATGAGTTTTTAAACCTGGAAGGTAATAAGATCAGTACATCTAAGAACTGGGCGGTTTGGCTGCATGAGTTCTTGGAAGATTTACCTGGTAAGGAAGATGTTCTTAGATATGTTTTATGTGCCAATGCACCAGAAACAAAGGATAACGACTTCACCTGGAAGGATTTTCAGACCAGAAACAATAGCGAGTTGGTAGCCATTTTTGGAAACTTCATCAATAGAGCGGTAGTTCTTACCAATAAGTACTATGATGGTGAAATTCCTGAAAGAGGAGAGCTTTTTGATATTGATAAGGATACCATTGAGAAATTGAAGGCCGCTCCAGTGAAGATTGCTAATGCCTTGGATTCATTCAGGTTTAGAGAAGCAATGTCTGAATTTATAGACCTGGCCAGAACAGGTAATAAATACCTGGCTGATACGGAGCCTTGGAAGCTGATCAAAGAAAACCCTAATAGAGTAAAAACTATTATGAATATTGGTCTGCAAATAGCAGCTAATCTTGCTGTAGTGGGTAAGCCGTTACTTCCAAAGACTATTGACAAGCTTTGTGGTATTTTAAATATAGAAAATAAGTTCTGGGAAGAAGCTGGGTCCATTGACTTATTGGCGGCAGGTCATAAAATTAATGAGGCAGAGCTTTTATTTGAAAAGATTGAGGACGAAGTAGTAGAAAAACAGATGGCTAAATTAGAAGCAACAAAGAAATCAAATCAAGAAGAAACAGCGGTAGCTGCGGCTGCTGCGCAAACTCAGGAGCCAGAGGCTGTAGAGGAAAGTAAAAGCCAGATCACTTATGATGACTTTGTGAAGCTGGATATGAGAGTAGGAACTATTTTGGAAGCCGAGAAAATGCCTAAGTCTAAAAAGCTTTTGAAGATGCTAGTGGATACAGGTATTGACAAGAGAACTATTCTTAGTGGAATTGCCGAGCATTTTAGTCCGGAAGAAGTTGTGGGTAAGCAGGTTTCAGTACTGGTGAATCTAGCCCCAAGAAAAATGATGGGAATAGAGTCCCAAGGTATGATTCTTATGGCTGAAGATACTGATGGCAAACTAAAATTTATCCAACCATCTGAGGCGGTGGCCCCAGGGTCAGGAATAAGTTAA